In one Macaca fascicularis isolate 582-1 chromosome 6, T2T-MFA8v1.1 genomic region, the following are encoded:
- the SMIM15 gene encoding small integral membrane protein 15, which yields MFDIKAWAEYVVEWAAKDPYGFLTTVILALTPLFLASAVLSWKLAKMIEAREKEQKKKQKRQENIAKAKRLKKD from the coding sequence ATGTTTGATATAAAGGCTTGGGCTGAGTATGTTGTGGAATGGGCTGCAAAAGACCCATATGGCTTCCTTACAACTGTTATTTTGGCCCTTACTCCACTGTTCCTAGCAAGTGCTGTACTGTCTTGGAAACTGGCCAAGATGATTGAGGCCAGGGAGAAGGagcagaagaagaaacaaaaacgcCAAGAAAACATTGCAAAAGCTAAACGACTAAAAAAGGATTGA
- the LOC102120015 gene encoding uncharacterized protein isoform X4: MVHRPHISLHLNFRPKHPRLHTFRNKSYSSAQNGSTQLDLPTRPAWPLRLQLVTLDGRPHFLLSLSLISYVSPLLLCLSLISYVSPLLTLPSLPYRGRRPTGATFTSAPRPWQARARCRAEPRVLGNPGLAQGAAAVSAGHQEKTTEAVAASFLYLAPGAWIPLPTHRQTGSRKAEVAVFASRPQTTRTASWALGSLGAGFRLRHCCARTRDCHVLRGPSDGRGGVQRLQDSRRGSEAARNFCLCLPRSIGRQPPSPAVAGQLEGPGWVRCLAERNSDQRAAARKHLGSHKPPEVKVRVTQRPLTIPTSSSWFTSHSTPLSSGWAIVTSLRKGGKLRGLGGSTQPCYQGTCCHAM, from the exons ATGGTCCACAGGCCACACATCTCCCTGCACCTCAACTTCAGACCCAAACACCCGCGCCTCCACACTTTCAGGAATAAATCCTACTCTTCCGCCCAAAACGGATCGACCCAGCTCGATCTCCCAACCAGACCCGCGTGGCCCCTGCGGCTGCAACTGGTAACACTTGATGGCCGTCCgcacttcctcctttctctttctcttatttcttaCGTTTCTCCCTTGCTCCTTTGTCTTTCCCTCATTTCTTACGTTTCTCCGCTGCTCACTCTTCCCTCCTTACCCTATCGGGGCCGCAGACCCACGGGGGCCACGTTCACTTCTGCCCCTCGGCCTTGGCAAGCGCGGGCCCGTTGTCGCGCAGAGCCGAGGGTCCTGGGGAATCCTGGATTGGCGCAAGGGGCCGCCGCCGTTTCTGCTGGACACCAGGAGAAAACCACGGAAGCGGTAGCCGCCAGCTTCCTCTACCTCGCCCCAGGGGCTTGGATCCCACTCCCCACTCACCGCCAGACCGGAAGCAGGAAGGCGGAAGTCGCGGTCTTTGCGTCCCGCCCACAGACGACCCGAACCGCCAGCTGGGCGTTAGGAAGTCTAGGAGCCGGTTTCCGGCTGCGCCATTGCTGT GCTCGAACCCGAGACTGCCACGTCCTGCGGGGACCAAGTGATGGGCGAGGAGGCGTGCAGCGGCTTCAGGACTCGAGGAGAGGTTCCGAAGCAGCTAGGAACTTTTGCCTTTGCCTCCCGAGGTCGATCGGAAGACAACCCCCATCCCCTGCTGTAGCCGGACAGTTGGAGGGTCCCGGGTGGGTGAGGTGTTTGGCTGAGAGAAACTCAGACCAAAGAGCTGCGGCAAGAAAGCATTTGGGTTCCCACAAACCGCCCGAAGTCAAGGTAAGGGTCACACAACGACCCTTGACAATTCCGACGAGTTCATCCTGGTTCACATCCCACTCCACGCCTCTCTCTTCTGGTTGGGCAATAGTTACATCCTTACGTAAAGGAGGCAAGCTGCGGGGCCTTGGTGGATCCACTCAACCTTGTTACCAAGGGACATGCTGCCATGCTATGTGA